A single genomic interval of Cherax quadricarinatus isolate ZL_2023a chromosome 76, ASM3850222v1, whole genome shotgun sequence harbors:
- the LOC128703625 gene encoding synaptic vesicle membrane protein VAT-1 homolog-like gives MTDTNAKTTSEDVKDGAKEAVKSEEVEEAKEMRAVVLNGFGGLKCVKTVKRPQPSLADGEVLIRVQLCGVSFQDVMVRQGFTESHPKIPFILGFECAGVVEAVADDITNFKVGDRVMALPDHRAWAELVPVPAKYVYALPEDMPLPEAAAVTLSYTVAYMLVYDLANIKSGQTVLLHSAGGAVGQAVCSLLQNIGGITIVGVASKNKHEDIKERVAHLIDRGCDTPTEVRKVCPDGVDVVLDCQGGDECNKGYSLLKPLGRYILYGPSSIVTGETKSILSVIKSWRQVEKVAPLRLYEDNKAIFGFNLRRLLHCQSNGHEKVRSVVEEVYKLWQAGVVKAHIDSTYALEDVTDAMMKMHERRNVGKLLLDLSMEPKTNPTTPKAHPTTPKASTSTPAKTKKEEKKDEKENIEKGKENDKEKEEVKVEAKAQ, from the exons atGACAGACACCAACGCTAAAACCACCTCCGAGGATGTCAAGGATGGCGCTAAGGAGGCGGTgaagagtgaggaagtggaggaggctAAGGAGATGAGAGCTGTTGTTCTGAATGGATTCGGTGGTTTGAAGTGTGTGAAGACGGTGAAGCGGCCACAACCTTCCCTAGCAGATGGGGAAGTCCTCATCAGGGTCCAGCTCTG TGGTGTGAGCTTCCAGGACGTGATGGTTCGTCAAGGCTTCACAGAATCTCATCCCAAAATACCATTTATTTTGGGTTTTGAATGTGCCggtgtggtagaggcagtagctGATGATATTACAAACTTTAAG GTTGGTGATAGGGTCATGGCACTACCAGACCATCGTGCCTGGGCTGAACTAGTACCAGTACCTGCCAAGTACGTCTATGCCCTCCCAGAAGACATGCCTCTACCG gaagctgctgctgtaacactgagCTACACAGTAGCATATATGCTAGTTTATGATCTAGCTAATATAAAGTCTGGCCAGACTGTCCTCCTCCACTCTGCTGGAGGTGCTGTG GGTCAAGCCGTCTGCTCACTGCTGCAGAACATTGGAGGAATCACTATAGTGGGTGTAGCATCAAAAAATAAGCACGAAGATATTAAAGAACGTGTCGCCCACCTCATTGACCGTGGCTGTGATACCCCAACAGAAGTACGGAA GGTGTGTCCAGACGGTGTTGATGTAGTTTTGGACTGCCAGGGAGGTGATGAGTGCAACAAAGGGTATTCTCTTCTCAAGCCATTGGGCAGATACATATTGTATG GGCCTTCCAGCATTGTCACAGGAGAGACAAAGAGCATCCTGAGTGTGATCAAATCT tggCGGCAGGTGGAAAAGGTAGCTCCACTGAGACTTTACGAGGACAACAAGGCCATCTTCGGTTTTAACCTTAGACGTCTCCTCCACTGTCAG TCAAATGGTCACGAAAAAGTGCGCAGTGTCGTAGAGGAAGTGTACAAGTTATGGCAAGCAGGAGTTGTGAAGGCCCACATAGATTCTACATATGCTCTTGAAGAT GTCACTGATGCAATGATGAAGATGCACGAGAGACGTAATGTTGGCAAACTGCTGCTGGACTTGTCAATGGAGCCAAAGACTAACCCAACCACTCCAAAGGCACACCCTACAACACCAAAGGCCAGCACTTCCACTCCAGCCAAAACaaagaaggaagaaaagaaagaTGAAAAGGAAAATATTGAGAAAGGGAAAGAAAATGACAAAGAAAAGGAAGAAGTAAAGGTTGAAGCAAAAGCACAGTAA